A window of the Theileria parva strain Muguga chromosome 2, complete sequence, whole genome shotgun sequence genome harbors these coding sequences:
- a CDS encoding TLC domain protein — protein MIEYEDNNIFVFKGVMPHVNKSDKYIVLFFIVLLSVLRIIFSGCDSCYTTKCPAVFRSLITKYKLGPKKKVSKMSESMWYFIWHTSSCLYTFKLLLKEYGTAKNPGWVSYFMKDLKGIWFFAEDIHQVTNKIAAWPELHINMETRIFLLMCTGFWISCLIFIRWETRRSDTNIMTFHHITTTTLLILSYIYNFHRISLIIIFLHDIPDVFLYLSKTYCYFTNRNELILSLCFVTYGLLHFVARFVLLLRYIAYPLLVNFDNFEYSGGTIKYLWDFPGGIICPISIVILTIMNAYWLKLILELFKKFIFDKEELRDTREDE, from the exons ATGATAGAATACGAGGAtaacaatatttttgttttcAAAGGCGTAATGCCTCATGTAAACAAGAGTGATAAATACATCGTTTTGTTCTTTATTGTGTTACTTTCAGTGTTGAGGATCATCTTCTCAGGATGTGACTCGTGCTATACAACCAAGTGTCCTGCAGTTTTCAGATCCTTGATCACCAAATATAAACTCGGACCCAAGAAAAAAGTCAGCAAAATGTCAGAATCGATGTG GTACTTTATATGGCATACGTCATCATGTTTGTATAcgtttaaattattattaaaagaGTATGGAACTGCTAAAAATCCAGGCTGGGTTAGTTACTTCATGAAGGATTTGAAGGGGATTTG GTTCTTTGCTGAGGATATACATCAGGTGACAAATAAAATAGCTGCATGGCCTGAGTTGCACATAAATATGGAAACTCGAATTTTCCTACTTATGTGCACTGGATTTTGGATTTCATGTCTGATTTTCATCAGATGGGAGACTAGAAGATCTGACACCAACATCATGACCTTTCACCACATCACAACCACAACTCTACTCATCCTATCTTACATTTACAACTTCCACAGGATCTCGCtg ATTATCATATTCCTCCACGACATTCCCGACGTTTTCCTATACTTAAGCAAGACGTATTGTTACTTTACGAATAGGAATGAACTTATATTATCTCTTTGCTTTGTAACTTATGGTCTCTTACATTTTGTGGCTAGATTCGTATTGCTCTTGAGATACATTGCTTACCCTCTGTTGGTTAATTTTGACAATTTCGAATACTCTGGCGGGACTATAAAGTACCTGTGGGACTTTCCCGGCGGTATCATCTGCCCGATATCAATTGTAATTCTAACG